A window of Trachemys scripta elegans isolate TJP31775 chromosome 9, CAS_Tse_1.0, whole genome shotgun sequence genomic DNA:
ACAGTGGCCAACTGAAGTATCCGTTTTCCTTGTGGTATTATCTGTCTGGAGGATTTAAGGTAGGGATGTCATAGGAAAAATGGAGACGAGCTGATATTTCTGTATTGTGAACACTTAATTACAaaaaggtttccccctcttgaaataTCCCAATCAGTACTATTTGCACACATACCTCGAAGAATTCTCTCCTCATGGCAACGTAGAAAGTCCCAGATTCTAACAGTGCCGTCGTCAGAGCATGTAGCAAATTTATTATCCGTGGGTGAGAAACTGTTACATGAAGACACACAGCAGGGGAAAGAAGTCAGCATTTAACAGATTATCTATGCTTCGCAGACAGGGCAAAATTAAATTGTAAGGTGTTATACATTGAAAGAGGCATTTGAACATAAGGGCCACTAATTAAACATAGTGTCTGCCATTTGACACATTTCCATCAGAAGACTTTGAATTTAGTTTAGGATTTACTTCTGCATTTTGATCCCCAGTCAAGTGGGAAAATCCAGAATTTATATTTAGCACTATCCTACCTATGACTGTACACAGCAGCACCTTCTCTGCGAGACCAGCAGCAACACGAAACTGACTTAATAGCAACTGCAGCCCTAGACTTTCACGCTGTTGATAGTGGTAAAGCGACACTGTGCAGAAGCATGGGGGAGAGCATTAAGAGAGTAAATTTCCTCTTCAGCCACAGGTGCCTTGCAGCAAGACAAGGAAAAATTAGGGAAGGTGGGAAATAGGAAGAGGCTACTGCTACTAGCAGTTGGACTGGTTGCTGAAAAATTCTTATATAAAACATGTTCCACACATATGAAAAGGAACAGAGGGAAGATTTTCCCCTCTGGGAAATGAAGTTAGAATTCTACAACCATGGAAGATGCTTCCAAATTTATCAATATTGCTTGATGAAAGCCACTGGGAAAAGTGTGAGGTTATTTAGCCACGTGATTAAAGGTCAGACCATCTCCAGCAACTGACAAGCAGCCACTTCCATTCTGGTGCAGCGAATGACCAAGGAAGAGTCTCTGTTCAGTTAATTCAACAGCAATCCCCTTGAAATCCTGGATCTTTATGATCGGGAAGGGGCTTACTGTTGGAGAAATTCAGTGTATGGACATGATACACTAAACCAATAACTGCATCCAATGTACGCATGTCTTGTAAATCAAACTGTCAAGAAATCCTGAATCTTATCAGAGGGGAAAATGGTGACCTCAACAGAAAGTGTTTCTGTGGCAGTGAACCTCTTACCaccaaggggcagcaccccaatCTGAAAAAACACTGCTTTAGATTTATTTTGGGTCTGCAGCTCCTCTTCaggtttactttaaaaaacatttcttctCTTTACATATCTTACTAAAAGATTCATCCATATTTACTTTAGAAACATCTTTCATATACATCTTACTGAAAATATCACTTAActccatttttatataaaatatacatttgcACAACTGAGGTATCAACACTGAATCAGGAAAATGTCCTACAATCTTCTTTTCAATGGTCTGCTTACAGCTTCAAAGCTTAAGAACCCATTCAATGTTAACATTAGACTTCTGGATGTGGCAATCTGTGTGGGTCTTCAGTATTAGTGGAAACCTTGGCCTCACCAAGCCAAGCAGTTCTTCActttatttagttttttattattattattattttgtgagAACTATGCAGGTGTTTTGTTTCTGaaggttttatattttattcagtTAGATTATTAAAGACTGAATTCTTTATTTGGAATGAAATCGTTGTCTTACACAGTCCGTATAAAAAGGAATAACTGATACACATCGTCACCATATATAAATGAAAAGAATACCAGTGCAAAATGCGGCAGACAAATACATCTCTAACATATTGCAGAGGCAGATACTGGGACAATACTATTTCAGAAAGTTGCCAGCAAAACGGTGAGAATgtggaaacaaaagaaaatattgtgtTTACTTGGTGCATGAAGTTTCCCAGAATCTGACAGAACCCATGCATCTCTGCACCCAGAATACACTTAGAGAACAGTCTAATTATGGAAATAGGTACTACAGAAAATGGTATATTGTGTATAAACCTGGCCTCTCTAATCGCCTCCTTATGTGCCTGGAACATCTTGACGTTGTTCATGTTGGACTGCCAGTATTTCACATATCCCCCGTGGTCTGCTGTCAACATCCACATATCATTGTGTGACCAAGTCATGGCCCTTACAGGGCTGTCGTGAGCCTGAGGAGTCAAAAATAAAACTTCTAACAAATACGTTCAAATGTTACCTAACCCACATGAACACAAAAGTCATTCAGAACGTGGTACATTTAACATTTACGACAAGGGAATAAAAGAAATGGAGAATATTTAGATCTGCAAGCTCCTCAGGGAGAGACTATTTTATGTATCTTGCACAGTGCAGTGCACAATTTACTTGTGAAGAGCTAAATACTTGCACGGTGTCTCCAATACTTAAAACATAATAAATCCTCACCATATTCCCTTGAAAACAAGTCAGAAATATTATCTCTATAGTTCAGACAGGGAGATGCAGCTCGAAACATTAAACAAATTGCCCAAGATCACAAGAGGGGTCAGGGACTGCGCAGGATAAGTACTCGGGTATTCCTAGCTCTCAGGACTGAACTTAGTCCGCTAGCCCATGATTAGTATGTGGAGATGCAGGACTGCAATATTCTTTACAATCTCAGAGAAAGATGCAGACAGCTTGCTGGATGCAGTTACCTGTAATATTGTTTCAAAATTGAAAGTCAATCCATTCCACAAGGTGAACTCTCCACTAGAAGCCCCAGTGACCAAGCGCCTCCCTTCAGGAGTCCACTGCAAGAGAAAAATTGAATTAGATTGTATAGACAGTGCCCAGACACCTTTCCTGTATCCTTCAGCATTGTTGAAATACAAGTGCCTGCATGAGATTATAAATCCAAATGCTTTAGAAAGTAACTCTGTACTGGAaggtaagaagaaaaaaaaaaaatcagatggttGTCCTAGGATACAACAGGGCTTTTCATCTCTAGGTcactagttcaaatccagcccaaaaCACTAGTGACCCAGAGTTATCAAAAGGTGGCCGTCAAGtcacctatgtgaaatgagtttgatggcTTCAATCCAGTTCTAGTGAACAGGTGTCCTCATCAAACATGCCACTACTTGCAGGCAAGCTAGTAGATTGCAAGGATTGAACAGGCATCGTGACTGAGCTACCCTCTTCCTTCGAGTTGGTTCCCTCAAGATAATGTTGAGACACATTGGTACAAAAAAAGTGTTGAGAAAATTAGACTGAAGGTGAAATACATACAAACCAAACAGTGAATAAATTGATTAATCGTCCCAGGGTTCCTAGGATCCTCTGTGAAAAAGGTGAGGCGTGTCAGTCCAGGTTTTGAAAAAGCCTTGGGGTGCCCAAGACCTGGAATCCTGCATGATGGTTTTACTTAGAAACATTTCTAGTTTTATTATCTTGCCAATCTAATTTCATTACAGACAAATATTTCACAGCTAACTAATCACGCCTGGGAACAAATCTTCTAGCCCAGGCCAACATAATACTCACCCTGACAACAAACACTGGGCATTTTACTTTATTGGTAGATGTCCTAACAAATTTTGTTGTTACAGCATTCATAGGGTTATTCAGCATTCCTATAGGAGGGACCAGCTGTAAGTgaggaaagaaaagaattttAGCAACAATGTTTCAACCTGCATCTTGGGAAAGAAGCTAGAAAAGCAGAGGCCCAGAAGGCTCATTACTAGAAAAACAAGCATTTGATTATAGGAATGAATCAATTAAATATGTTCAGAGTTTGAAATCAGCAGATAGTACTTTCACCATCTCATCTCCTCAAATGCAACTAACCTTTCAACACCTGAACTTTAGCAATTTCACTTCACTAGAACAGGACTGAAAGAGTCCATTAACATTCAGGCTCTCTCCTTGGGACAAAAAGGTTCCTTTAGTGCAAGGGAACATAGCATGAAGATTCCCTCTAAGTCTTAGTCACCTCTCAAGGCAAATAGAGAACTTTGGTATACAGAGGCAGCGTCCTACTTTTCAGGTAGAAGAGTTTTAGTGTCTACAATAAGAGCTTCAGAAGCATATATAAAGATTTGTACTTACATCATTATAATATCCTGCATCAGGCTGAATTGCCCGCATGTCTCGCTGGTCTCTCTGCCATACTCTattctggaaagaaaaaaatagctcctggttattattattgctgtattCCAGTGTTATTGAACAAAAAAGTAGGAAGAATTATACAGACTGCATATTTGGAAGCTTCAGTATGCACTGCATAAGTTTCAGAACAAATCCAGTACAAAATTTTGTGCTTCAGGAAACTAGAAGATTTTACATTACGTAAGGTGAAGGAGAATAGAGGTAGATTATAAGGAACATGTAAAGTCAGAAGAATGATTAATTTATAACATAACAGAAAGTGTGATTGGGGATTTCCATGTATTTATTCACTGAAAGTAAATGTTCTATGTAAAAATACTAGGAAGGCAGTGATCCTGTGTTTAATGTTCTGCATTACTACAAGAGACACATAAGCCTGGCCTCTTGGTTTCTAGACCAGAAAGAACTGTATACTCCTGCTCAACCTCTTTAAGAGCTTTGGCTCTTCAGTGACCccttgtagcagggtgctggtacAAAAGCACGTAATTAGCCCTGCCAGGTCAGCTCCAATCAAGGAAAGCAGactggggctgatggaaaaggcctgatgccagcctgaggattggcaacatctgctggcctgacaagccaagggctataaaggctgggagggagccagaaggcAGGGGACAGCCAGGGAGAAGTCAgtcagggagggaactggaggcctcctagctgaaggctgactctgcctgtaaaGGAGGTGACTAATCCTGTAAAGCTTCTATATAGATGGACACTGGTGGTGGGACAActttaagtaaataaagacacgggtgttgcacaaccctgaagccGCTCTGAGCCTTACTGGGGGCAGCAAGcgggccccaggaagaggggcaggtcctgaaccctgttatattAGGTAGAGGGGTGTAAGAGCTGTATTGATGACCTCTAAACTAAAGCAAGTTCCATCCAGTAGTAGTTGCGTAGAAAGGACATTTTTATGGTCAGGGTACCAAGAGCAgacagtggggtggggtttgaaAGGCCAGAAGACAAAAAAATTCACTTCCAATATATATGATATTCTATATTGTCAATCATAACAGTATTCAATTAGACATGGCATGATTCAGAGTTTGGCAAATTTAAGACTAGCACCCTACGTTAACTTGATATTGTGGGTTCAATCAAGTTTTGATTGTGAATCAAAGTTTAAGCTAGAATTTTAGATAAATATTTTTGGCATGTAATTTCCTGACTGGGGTGACTATGATGTGATAAAAACATGAAAGCCCATGCCACACCAGTTAAAATTTCAGATCAGTTAAATATGGAGATAGTTTGAACCTGGAGCCTTAACTTTTGATGGTATGGGATTCAAAACCTGGCTCTAAATGTTGCTAGGTGGGCACAGGAACccctttttcaaatatatatacacacacacttgttgTACATTTTATAACATATATCCACATAGATATATAAGCAAGGAGTGTGAAAAGCACACAACCCCTACTGAtacagctatgctgacaaaactccTGGCATAGACGCAGCTATGCTGAGGCTATTTGCGCTGAGGCTCCTGcgctctattgccagtgtagacacttgattgctttctgcactgtaattgGCCTCTTGAGCTGTctcataatgcctcaagtgaccgctctactcattgttttgaactcagctgccccagagacatgcgcccctccccaTTCAAAGCACAGTTTCTGACAGCCCTTGTGTGCTGTGCTGGCTGATCTGCTCTGGgccacaaagcaaaccattaatgtggaatgctcatgCTATTAAGCACAGCGacagtatctatctatctgtgcagagagcccagggaggaaggcgGGAGCTGATgtcggggtttccccctcccccaggactggttgcttcctgcagctgtctgaacttacaagacagcatatTGACACTCTGTATCCAAAAAAAacactgtctctctccttcccacacactcttcccccttccctccaccccttcagttgaaaagcagctggcaatgtagtaggatacccatggaacaatgggattgggaaacctgaaTCATATAACACTATgtctgccccatgaggcattgcaaacccttcccaaagtaccctgcagccagttgcacagagGGATAGCTActacaatgcactgctgtctttgctgttgcaagagctgctaatgtggatgcgctccagcgtcacaaggagcacagtgtggtcACGCAACAGCGGTTTATTTCCAGCATtctaataaaagtggtataacttgtggagCACAAACTTGCCtgcatagacataccccaagtaaTTTGGAAAGCCAAGTGGGTATTTTTTCTTGGAAAGATATCTTCTGCAGTATTTGGTTCAAAGTAGTCTCAGCCATTAGGACTGCCCAAGGTGGTTCACAGACTTATGGTACGAGTAGCCTATATtcgttttttttttattcaaggaGGCAGTTGAATAGAAAATGACAACTACTTTTCTGTTGCCCAATATGGACAAACAAGctttttttatttatcatttctccccacaaagaaaaagtaaaagttgACAAAGAATGATCATATGAATCTTAACATAATTAACATATGATTTAAGTCAGCTTGAATGTCAAAACAAAGTAATAATATATGCAATTCCTGTCCCAAATCTGAATTCACAGAAGAGCTTTATATAACAGTAAATCTTCCACTTCAAATATGCACTAAAGGTTTATTGTTTTATTCAGAATGAGCAACATCTATCCACGCTTCACTGAATCTGTATATTTCTGAAAGAACACTGTCAATTATACATAATCCCCAATTACCCAAACTACTCTGAACATACCTGAAATTTGAATAATCAGAGTTTCAGAAAACACTATTCAGACTTTGGTACAGTAGACTAACTAGACTTACCTCCAAATATTTAATTACAGAGGGATTGTAGTCTATGGTTTTCCGGTTCACAGCTTTTCTCATCCGTTTTCCATCAAAGGTGAGCTGTTGCATTGCCTGCTGCTGTGCAAAATCAGGTCTCTTGTAGAACAGCTGCCGAGGTGCCTGGTGCTGGAACCTCGGCATATGGAAAAACCGGGGTGGGGAGCCAATTTCTGTGGCCATGGCGATCTTGTTTCTAAAACACTAAAAGAGGTAAAATATTAGGCAACTGCTGTAATTTAAGATATGTTTCTGCTAAAAGTGTTAAAATAAGTCTATCTGGAAATCATTTTACTTGCTCATGTAAACATGGTATATGAAAGTCTGTCTCTTTTCAGAGAACAGGTTTGCAAATAGGCACTTCCTATTCTTGCTTTGCCTCTCAGCAAGTACTTAACTCAAATCTGTAAATTGCAACTTTCAACTTAGTTCAGTAAGGTATGGTCTGCATCTAAGGCAGAGAGGAATTTTCTGCCAAGACCAGTCACCGCACCAAACGTTTGTCTATGCAGCAGCTCGAAGCATGTTTCCCAGTGCAGATAGACAGACatatgctagctcaagcagagctagtgcatgcaGGGACACATGATTCCAGCTGCTATATAGAAATACACCAAGTTAACATTCATTGCAGTTTAGAGACAAACCACAGAAAAAAGTATACTCCTAAACAATCAAGACCAGAATAACTTGCTGAGACCAAAGACTtattatatttgcttttaaagCGCAAATATAAACCAAATGGTTGTACGTTTAGTGTCTTGAAATTGCCTCGCTAGAGAAAGTCAGTTTTaatttcctgatatttctaaacaGTCTTAAAagaaatacactttttaaaaaaacaaattaaataacatTACAGAAGTCCCTTGAGACAGGAGgaaaatcctgtttttaaaacacaagtaTTGTGGATCCATTCCatagtgaactttttttttttttaagtcccatCAAGATCGAGATATTTAATGTTTAAGATTTGAGAGAGAGCTGGTGGAGGTAGAGACACAGATACAGAAATAGGATTGTGCCACTATTAAGTCTGCTACTGTGCTAGTAGAAGCACAgcaactcacttttgaaaatacactaCAATGCCAGCACATCAAATTCTCCGTTCAGAAGGGAGCTTTTTCAATTGCCAGCCCTAACAATTTACCCTGGGTTCTGAAAAACCAATCTAGATTATTTTCATACACGTGTAGAAAACATGCTACAAGATCAAATTCCACTTTCAACTACACAAATTATGCAAATACAATTGCACATTTTAGGGTATAATCTTAAAACAGGATTTTATGCAGATATAACAGgcatcagaatttggcctacagTATCTTTTATAACCACTGATGATGCCTGTGTATGAAGAACAGCTCATCTTCAAGCTGCAAGGCAGATTAACAgtgaaaagtaaataaggttttttaaatccTCCATTTTAATCATTTGCTTATAAAACAGAAACTGTTTTACAGTATGATTTAAATTAAAGTGTTCCCATAAAGTCTGAAGAGAAAGCTGCCACAGGAGTACAgaaagaaataacattttaactGCCAGATTTAATTTCACAtggtaaattgttttttttttttttccatttagtggAGTTCAAAAAAGTCTTCATATTTTACAAACAAACCTGAAGTTCGATAAGATTTACACTTAATGTGTATAGGAAGATATCAAGATGTTGACAGTTTAAGAGTTTAAAATTTCTAGTTCTTAACCACTGGGATTCTTGAAACTTAAAAACATCTCTTTATGAAGTCTCCCTGACACATACATTTTCCATTATGGTATGAACATACTAAATTATTATGTTAGGATTGCTCCCAGGTAAAGGATGATTGCTAGCACTGTTCTTGCATCttcaaagaaaaccaaacaagttttggggaaagaaagaactttatttaataaaaaaaaataaaagtaaatttggGACCTACCAACCTTTACTGTGTCCAACAATTTTTGAGATACCTCACAGACAATGTGTTGAAACCTAAAGCCTTGTACACATATAACTGATTTATAGCTAGAGAACAACTCTGTTGAGGATGTACacgcatattttaaaatattcatatagAATAGAATCTAATTTAGTCTTCGCAAGTTTAAGTAGTAAAAAGCAGGATGCTGCTTTTACAATTAGATTAAGCAGACATGACTGAATATGTACGGGGACTAAAGGCATTGAATAAGAATGTGCATTTGTAGAATTCGATCAGAGAAAACTGCATTTTGTGTAACAAAACTTCACCGAAAGCAAAAAACAACTGCAGTAGGGGGTACATAAGTTCATTTGGTAATGGGTGGGAAATCAAATACAAGCTTCTGCAGCATAACAAAATAGAGGACTCTTCAAAATCTAGGCATCTTATCTAAGGTATCTAATAGGCAGTCTATTGGATACCGCTAACAGCTTGGATGTACATGGAAGTCCAAAATCCAAAGTAAATGCTCAAAACCCACCTTTAACTATTTTGAGACAAGAGAAAGGAGATGCGAAAACTTCTTCATCCAATCCTCCAAATATTGCCCTAACACAGGAGGGAACAGAATAAACTGACTTAAGGTAGATCAGCTCACTCTTTCAGATTTTACATCTCTTAAACTCAGTTAATAATACAAATTTCAAAGATCAGATTTTTATTAATATCTCCAAGTACATCACCACCACACCACAAGTTTAGAAAACTTATGGCAATTCTTGTGCATATTTAAACACAAGTTaacgatttttaaaaaagcaggcaGATTTAATAAAAGGTTGTCATTTTCTATACAGCTCTGAAGATACTTGAATAGATGTCACagtacagaaaaggaaaaactgaaagaatttcagtgtaatataaaatattttccagatcTCTTCTAAAATTCTCACCATAATGAACAGAATTCAAATACAAAGAAGTCATATACTTTTACTCCCCAGTAGTCAATGCAAAATTGAACTCCCAAGCTACAATCACAAGAAAGTGGAAAAGAGGTCCACACACCACCTGGGACtgccaaaatatttttgtcagaaacacaactggggggaaaggggagaagaagagggagaGACACGACTGCAATGTATATTTTGCTAAAAATCCAGCCTGTTTGCAGAAACACTCCCAACTTTATTCAGAATAAATAATAGCAATGAGAAAGCAGTTACAAATGTGGCTAAACATAAAATATAAGATAAGAAATGGATCTCAGCTTGCATTAGACATTCCTAAAACCAGCATGAGGAGTGTACGGCTTTTATCAATGTTGCTGTAACACACAAACATCAGGCTAAGACTAAACTGTACTACGTCTAGAAAGATGTAATTTTGGTATGTACACCTAATTCCCTCCTTgcctccgcaggttcggccgatcgcagctcccactggctgcgattcgccgctccaggccaatggggggtgtgggaagtggcgcgggccgagggatgtgctggccgctgtttccgcagaccccattggccagtgggagccgtgatcagccgaacctgcggacgcggcatgtaaacaaactggcccagaccaccaggggctttccctgaacaagcggcggaccggctttgagaagcactgttctagAACATTACCTCGTTTAGACACAAATACTGGTCACCTAATTTTCAAGCAGTCAGTATTTTACTAATCTTTTGCTAGGAGATGGGAATCCCTTGGCATCAGAGAGTAATTCAGACAGAATATCCTAAACTCAACTAAAAAAGGCAAACTTTAATAGTGTTGTTTGCACTTGTGGTATATGCATAACAAAATTCTCACCTGTTACCACCAGGACAGCGAGAAGAGAAGTAGAACTTTGTTTTAcccttgttaaaatatttcttttctttaaacacTTCTAGCAGCCcatgcttcagagcagggacatgaaatACGGCAGGGGGTGGCCCTTCCAtcagggatgtgctttttgcAGTCTTCACGAAAAACCATCCTAATTTGAACGTAAGCCTTTGAAAAGCTgtagttcacacatgctcagctGAGATTTTAGCACCTAAAAATCTTCAAAGATTCTGCCCTCACCAAGCAAG
This region includes:
- the WDR33 gene encoding pre-mRNA 3' end processing protein WDR33 isoform X5 — encoded protein: MATEIGSPPRFFHMPRFQHQAPRQLFYKRPDFAQQQAMQQLTFDGKRMRKAVNRKTIDYNPSVIKYLENRVWQRDQRDMRAIQPDAGYYNDLVPPIGMLNNPMNAVTTKFVRTSTNKVKCPVFVVRWTPEGRRLVTGASSGEFTLWNGLTFNFETILQAHDSPVRAMTWSHNDMWMLTADHGGYVKYWQSNMNNVKMFQAHKEAIREASFSPTDNKFATCSDDGTVRIWDFLRCHEERILRDLWPTWFSTHDNVDEEREYLNYWTTVLRS
- the WDR33 gene encoding pre-mRNA 3' end processing protein WDR33 isoform X4; the encoded protein is MATEIGSPPRFFHMPRFQHQAPRQLFYKRPDFAQQQAMQQLTFDGKRMRKAVNRKTIDYNPSVIKYLENRVWQRDQRDMRAIQPDAGYYNDLVPPIGMLNNPMNAVTTKFVRTSTNKVKCPVFVVRWTPEGRRLVTGASSGEFTLWNGLTFNFETILQAHDSPVRAMTWSHNDMWMLTADHGGYVKYWQSNMNNVKMFQAHKEAIREASFSPTDNKFATCSDDGTVRIWDFLRCHEERILRGHGADVKCVDWHPTKGLVVSGSKDSQQPIKFWDPKTGQSLATLHAHKNTVMEVKLNLNGNWLLTASRDHLCKLFDIRNLKEELQVFRGHKKEATAVAWHPVHEGLFASGGSDGSLLFWHVGVEKEVGGMEMAHEGMIWSLAWHPLGHILCSGSNDHTSKFWTRNRPGDKMRDRYNLNLLPGMSEDGVEYAPGGRTSSVNHRKEVWLSLWENSQFVLPPENFSM